One Mesorhizobium sp. J428 DNA segment encodes these proteins:
- the katG gene encoding catalase/peroxidase HPI, which produces MDALEVNENTEANPEPKCPVAHGATIASNPSMRSNRDWWPNQLNLKILHQHSSLSDPMGEDFDYAEEFQKLDLEALKKDLTALMTDSQDWWPADFGHYGPLFIRMAWHSAGTYRTADGRGGAGAGQQRFAPLNSWPDNVNLDKARRLLWPIKQKYGNKISWADLMILTGNVALESMGFKTFGFAGGRADVWEPEEDVYWGKENVWLDDKRYSGDRELENPLAAVQMGLIYVNPEGPNANPDPIASARDIRETFARMAMNDEETVALIAGGHTFGKTHGAGDAKLVGSEPEAAGIEQQGLGWASSFGTGKGGDTIGSGLEVTWTSTPTKWTNNFFWNLFGYEWELTKSPAGAHQWTPKHGMGAGTVPDAHDKSKRHAPAMLTSDLALRFDPVYEKISRRFYENPDEFADAFARAWFKLTHRDMGPRARYLGPDVPAEELIWQDPVPEVDHVLIDEQDAAALKAKILASGLSISDLVSTAWASASTFRGSDKRGGANGARIRLAPQKDWEVNQPARLATVLAKLEAVQKEFNEAQAGGKKVSLADLIVLAGNAGVEQAAAKAGYPTEVPFVPGRTDATAEQTDIESFAVLEPIADGFRNYLKGKYTVSAEEMLVEKAQLLTLTAPEMTVLVGGLRVLGANVGNSTHGVFTNTPETLTNDFFVNLLDMATVWKPAAGIEGVFEGRDRASGELRWTGTRVDLVFGSHSQLRALSEVYGSADAKAKFVDDFVSAWAKVMHADRFDIA; this is translated from the coding sequence ATGGACGCGCTAGAGGTCAATGAAAACACGGAAGCCAACCCGGAGCCGAAATGCCCGGTGGCCCATGGCGCGACGATCGCCTCGAACCCGTCGATGCGATCGAACCGCGACTGGTGGCCGAACCAGCTCAACCTGAAGATTCTGCACCAGCACTCCTCGCTCTCCGATCCGATGGGGGAGGACTTCGACTATGCCGAGGAATTCCAGAAGCTCGACCTGGAGGCCCTGAAGAAGGACCTCACCGCGCTGATGACCGATTCGCAGGACTGGTGGCCGGCCGACTTCGGCCACTACGGTCCCCTCTTCATTCGCATGGCCTGGCACTCCGCCGGCACCTACCGCACCGCTGACGGCCGCGGCGGCGCCGGAGCCGGCCAGCAGCGCTTTGCGCCGCTCAATTCCTGGCCGGACAATGTCAACCTCGACAAGGCCCGCCGCCTGCTTTGGCCGATCAAGCAGAAATACGGCAACAAGATCTCCTGGGCGGATCTGATGATCCTCACCGGCAACGTCGCGCTCGAATCGATGGGCTTCAAGACCTTCGGCTTCGCCGGCGGACGCGCCGACGTCTGGGAGCCCGAGGAAGACGTCTACTGGGGCAAGGAGAACGTCTGGCTGGACGACAAGCGTTATTCGGGCGATCGCGAGTTGGAGAACCCGCTGGCTGCCGTCCAAATGGGCCTCATCTACGTCAATCCCGAGGGTCCGAATGCCAATCCGGACCCGATCGCCTCGGCCCGCGACATCCGCGAGACCTTCGCCCGCATGGCGATGAACGACGAAGAGACCGTCGCGCTGATCGCCGGTGGCCACACCTTCGGCAAGACCCACGGCGCAGGCGACGCGAAGCTCGTCGGTTCGGAGCCGGAAGCCGCCGGCATCGAGCAGCAGGGCCTGGGCTGGGCCAGCAGCTTCGGCACCGGCAAGGGCGGCGACACGATCGGCAGCGGCCTCGAAGTCACCTGGACCTCGACGCCGACCAAGTGGACGAACAACTTCTTCTGGAACCTGTTCGGTTACGAATGGGAGCTGACCAAGAGCCCGGCCGGCGCGCACCAGTGGACGCCGAAGCACGGCATGGGCGCAGGCACGGTGCCGGATGCGCACGACAAGTCCAAGCGGCACGCACCCGCGATGCTGACATCCGATCTCGCCCTGCGCTTCGATCCCGTCTACGAGAAGATCTCGCGGCGGTTCTACGAGAACCCCGACGAGTTCGCGGATGCCTTCGCCCGCGCGTGGTTCAAGCTGACGCACCGCGACATGGGTCCCCGTGCCCGTTATCTCGGTCCGGACGTGCCCGCCGAGGAACTGATCTGGCAGGATCCGGTGCCGGAAGTCGACCATGTGCTGATCGACGAGCAGGACGCGGCAGCCCTCAAGGCGAAGATCCTCGCCTCCGGCCTCTCCATCTCCGACCTCGTCTCGACCGCCTGGGCTTCGGCCTCGACCTTCCGCGGCTCCGACAAGCGCGGCGGCGCCAACGGCGCGCGCATCCGGCTCGCACCCCAGAAGGACTGGGAGGTCAACCAGCCGGCCCGGCTCGCGACGGTTCTTGCAAAGCTCGAAGCCGTTCAGAAGGAGTTCAACGAGGCGCAGGCCGGCGGCAAGAAGGTCTCGCTCGCCGATTTGATCGTGCTGGCCGGCAATGCCGGCGTCGAGCAGGCGGCCGCCAAGGCAGGATACCCGACCGAGGTTCCGTTCGTGCCCGGCCGCACCGACGCCACGGCCGAGCAGACTGACATCGAGTCCTTCGCGGTGCTAGAGCCGATCGCCGACGGCTTCCGCAACTACCTAAAGGGCAAGTACACCGTCTCCGCCGAGGAGATGCTGGTCGAGAAGGCGCAGTTGCTCACGCTCACGGCGCCGGAAATGACCGTGCTCGTCGGAGGCCTGAGGGTTCTCGGCGCGAACGTCGGCAACTCGACCCATGGCGTGTTCACGAACACGCCCGAGACGCTGACCAACGACTTCTTCGTCAACCTGCTTGACATGGCGACCGTGTGGAAGCCGGCGGCGGGCATCGAGGGCGTGTTCGAGGGACGTGACCGGGCGAGCGGCGAACTCAGGTGGACCGGCACCCGCGTCGACCTGGTCTTTGGCTCGCATTCGCAGCTGCGCGCGCTGTCCGAAGTCTATGGCAGCGCCGACGCCAAGGCGAAGTTCGTGGACGACTTCGTTTCGGCATGGGCCAAGGTGATGCACGCCGACCGTTTCGACATCGCCTGA